A genomic segment from Nocardiopsis sp. Huas11 encodes:
- a CDS encoding signal peptidase I, whose translation MSATNDVYVGNAGQDALADRGWILGHFKEVGDARHSDAVEVEWGVHPRGDERALWVTGEERTALLVLVSGRFRMDFPDRSVTLAEQGDYVVWGKGVDHSWHAEEASVVLTVRWPSVPGYRVGGEDPRGPFRS comes from the coding sequence ATGAGCGCCACGAACGACGTGTACGTCGGCAACGCCGGACAGGACGCACTGGCGGACCGGGGCTGGATCCTCGGCCACTTCAAGGAGGTCGGCGACGCCCGACACAGCGACGCGGTCGAGGTCGAGTGGGGCGTCCATCCACGAGGCGACGAGCGTGCCCTGTGGGTGACCGGTGAGGAGCGTACGGCCCTGCTGGTCCTGGTGAGCGGCCGGTTCCGCATGGACTTCCCCGACCGGAGCGTGACGCTGGCCGAGCAGGGCGACTACGTGGTCTGGGGCAAGGGCGTCGACCACAGTTGGCACGCCGAGGAGGCGTCCGTCGTGCTCACCGTGCGCTGGCCGTCCGTCCCTGGCTACCGGGTCGGGGGCGAGGACCCGCGGGGCCCCTTCCGGAGCTGA